From a single Solanum dulcamara chromosome 4, daSolDulc1.2, whole genome shotgun sequence genomic region:
- the LOC129884729 gene encoding arabinogalactan protein 16-like yields the protein MAFVVSMLLGIFAMAFFTVQAQEFAPAPAPTSDGISVDQGIAYVLMLVALVLTYLIHPMDASSYNFF from the exons ATGGCTTTTGTAGTTTCAATGTTGTTGGGCATCTTTGCCATGGCTTTTTTCACTGTTCAAGCTCAGGAATTTGCCCCTGCTCCTGCCCCTACTAGTGATG GAATATCGGTAGATCAAGGGATTGCATATGTGTTGATGCTGGTGGCTTTAGTTCTAACATATCTCATCCACCCTATGGATGCTTCTTCCTACAACTTCTTCTAA